One stretch of Clupea harengus chromosome 2, Ch_v2.0.2, whole genome shotgun sequence DNA includes these proteins:
- the LOC116222785 gene encoding zinc-binding protein A33-like, producing the protein MASKSFSEEDFSCPVCYNIYKDPVLLTCTHSICNTCLQKFWKAKGSRECPVCRRRCSKEIYPLNLVLKNLCETFQQREEKSQRELFCRMHRSELLKLFCEDDKQLVCLVCRDSKLHKNHNFSPVSEAVLERKEELKIKLQPLQNKLDNFKQVKTTSDEMAQHISHVVLQVQTQHTERQIKEEFEKLHQFLRDEEAARLAALREEEEQKSQMMKEKIEKMSSEISSLSDTIRAIEEEMGADDITFLQNYKSTVERAQCTLQDQERVSGALINVAKHLGNLKFRVWEKMKEIVQYTPVTLDPNTAHPQPILSEDLTSVRYSPERQQLPDNPERFDKGHFVLGSEGFNSGTHCWDVEVGDSKLWILGVKTESSQRKGMSYLLGVWYVYHFASDGIGAYEARSPLLPNTRLTVKQKPQRIRVQLDWDRGKLSLSDPDNNTHLHTFTYTFTERVIPLFSTSFMLRILPVKAAVTVEQLS; encoded by the exons ATGGCATCCAAGTCCTTTTCGGAAGAGgatttctcctgtcctgtgtgctacAATATCTACAAGGATCCTGTTCTTCTGACCTGTACTCACAGCATCTGTAACACCTGCCTGCAGAAGTTCTGGAAAGCCAAAGGATCCAGggaatgtccagtctgcaggagaagGTGCTCAAAGGAGATTTATCCTCTCAACCTGGTTCTAAAAAACCTGTGTGAGACTTtccaacagagagaagagaaaagtcAGAGGGAACTATTCTGCAGAATGCACCGTTCTGAACTCCTCAAGCTTTTCTGTGAAGATGACAAAcagcttgtgtgtttggtgtgtcgagACTCAAAACTCCACAAGAACCACAACTTCAGTCCTGTCAGTGAAGCAGTACTTGAGCGTAAG GAAGAACTCAAGATCAAACTACAGCCCTTACAGAATAAGCTGGACAACTTTAAACAAGTTAAAACAACCAGTGATGAAATGGCCCAACACATAAGT CATGTGGTATTACAGGTCCAgacccaacacacagagaggcagatcaaggaggagtttgagaagcttcaccagtttctacgagatgaagaggcagccaggttagctgcactgagggaggaagaggagcagaagagtcagatgatgaaggagaagattgagaagatgagcagtgagatctcatctctttcagacacaatcagagccatagaggaggagatgggagctgatgacatcacattcctgcag aactacaagagcacagtggagag agcccagtgcacactgcaggatcaagagagggtttcaggagctctgatcaatgtggcaaaacacctgggtaacctgaagttcagagtctgggagaagatgaaggagattgttcaataca ctcctgtgactcttgatcccaacactgcacacccacaacccatcctgtctgaggatctgaccagtgtgagataCAGTCctgagagacagcagcttcctgataacccagagagatttgataagGGTCACtttgtcctgggctctgagggctttaactcagggactcactgctgggatgtggaggttggggacAGTAAACTCTGGATCCTGGGAGTGAAAACAGAGTCTAGTCAGAGGAAGGGAATGAGTTATTTACTTGGAGTCTGGTATGTGTATCATTTTGCATCCGATGGTATTGGAGCATATGAAGCAcgctctccactcctcccaAACACTcgcctcacagtgaagcagaaaccccagaggatcagagtacagctggactgggacagaggaaagctgtcattatctgaccctgataataacacacacctgcacactttcacatacactttcactgagagagtgatTCCCTTGTTTAGCACTTCCTTTATGCTCAGAATCTTACCAGTGAAGGCTGCAGTAACAGTAGAGCAGCTCAGTTAG